From Juglans regia cultivar Chandler chromosome 6, Walnut 2.0, whole genome shotgun sequence, the proteins below share one genomic window:
- the LOC109020464 gene encoding F-box protein At5g07610-like: MATIRKSQRTGGSSTTRLQMSAVAVASNEDLLREILTRLPVRPLVRLKVVCKQWCFLISDPEFFISHARRNSRSNGLLLKCLKQAPGLSLVPLEEYQPPRVLPFNFLNKRGTNVLDSCKGLLCYSMADLHDPMLISYYVCNLSSGDSTRIGVFDALSTTRGRVVFVSFDPLKSVHYKVIFIHQISSSSSDFLLKIDIYSSVTQSWKPAKDVIVPYDAGFKNEAVYMNGAIYWYDQTRKAVWYLDLDAECLDKVPDSMDWQKISSVKYFGESSGNLHLIATCRLQTTLLTIYEMKQDRSGWFVKYHCDLSVLADAFPRIFCAHYDNLHVYHLLCLLEGETKEEATLVMAVPGELISYNLKTNASKTLCQFGMFGVIYNRNGAYELETLGIKTYQYLETLARI; the protein is encoded by the coding sequence ATGGCAACAATAAGAAAAAGCCAGAGAACTGGCGGATCCAGCACAACCAGGCTGCAGATGTCGGCTGTTGCCGTTGCTAGCAATGAAGACCTCTTGAGAGAGATTCTTACACGTCTTCCTGTGAGACCTCTTGTCAGACTCAAGGTTGTGTGCAAACAATGGTGCTTTCTCATCTCTGATCCTGAGTTTTTTATCAGTCATGCCCGCAGAAACAGTAGATCCAATGGTTTATTGTTGAAATGTCTCAAACAAGCCCCAGGACTTTCACTCGTACCCCTTGAGGAGTATCAACCTCCTAGGGTTTTACCATTCAACTTCCTCAACAAGCGGGGTACAAATGTTTTAGATTCTTGCAAGGGCTTGTTGTGCTATTCTATGGCAGATCTTCACGATCCCATGCTCATTTCTTACTATGTTTGTAATCTTTCTTCCGGGGATTCCACAAGAATCGGTGTGTTTGATGCGCTGTCAACAACACGTGGGAGAGTTGTCTTTGTATCTTTTGATCCTTTGAAGTCAGTTCACTACAAAGTTAtcttcattcatcaaatatcttcctcatcatctGACTTTCTACTGAAAATTGATATTTACTCATCGGTGACCCAATCTTGGAAGCCTGCCAAAGATGTCATAGTACCATATGATGCAGGATTTAAAAATGAAGCAGTTTACATGAATGGTGCTATTTACTGGTATGATCAAACCCGGAAAGCAGTTTGGTACCTTGATTTAGATGCAGAATGTCTAGACAAAGTGCCGGATTCAATGGATTGGCAGAAAATAAGTTCTGTCAAGTATTTTGGAGAGTCAAGCGGCAACTTGCATCTCATTGCAACATGCAGACTCCAAACTACGCTACTTACTATCTATGAGATGAAACAAGACAGGTCTGGTTGGTTTGTGAAATATCATTGTGATCTTAGTGTTCTGGCAGATGCATTCCCAAGGATATTCTGCGCTCACTATGATAACCTTCATGTGTATCATCTCTTGTGCCTACTAGAAGGAGAAACAAAGGAGGAGGCAACTCTTGTGATGGCAGTACCTGGGGAATTGATTTCTTACAATCTCAAGACAAATGCCTCAAAGACTCTGTGTCAATTTGGAATGTTTGGAGTAATATATAACCGGAATGGGGCTTATGAATTGGAGACCCTTGGGATCAAGACTTATCAATACTTGGAGACCCTTGCTCGCATTTGA